Proteins encoded in a region of the Pseudomonas sp. PDNC002 genome:
- the atpD gene encoding F0F1 ATP synthase subunit beta, whose product MSSGRIVQIIGAVIDVEFPRDAVPSIYEALKVQGVETTLEVQQQLGDGVVRSIAMGSTEGLKRGLNVESTGAAISVPVGTKTLGRIMDVLGNPIDEAGPIGEEERWGIHRDAPSYADQAGGNDLLETGIKVIDLVCPFAKGGKVGLFGGAGVGKTVNMMELIRNIAMEHSGYSVFAGVGERTREGNDFYHEMKDSGVLDKVALVYGQMNEPPGNRLRVALTGLTMAEKFRDEGRDVLLFIDNIYRYTLAGTEVSALLGRMPSAVGYQPTLAEEMGVLQERITSTKKGSITSIQAVYVPADDLTDPSPATTFAHLDATVVLSRDIASLGIYPAVDPLDSTSRQLDPLVIGQDHYDTARGVQYVLQRYKELKDIIAILGMDELSESDKLLVARARKIQRFLSQPFFVAEVFTGSPGKYVSLKDTIAGFKGILNGDYDHLPEQAFYMVGGIEEAIEKAKKL is encoded by the coding sequence ATGAGTAGCGGACGTATCGTTCAAATCATCGGCGCCGTGATCGACGTGGAATTCCCGCGCGATGCCGTGCCGAGCATCTACGAGGCCCTGAAAGTTCAGGGCGTCGAAACCACCCTGGAAGTTCAGCAGCAGCTGGGCGACGGCGTGGTTCGTTCCATTGCGATGGGTTCCACCGAAGGCCTCAAGCGTGGCCTGAACGTGGAAAGCACCGGCGCAGCCATCTCCGTCCCGGTCGGCACCAAGACCCTGGGCCGTATCATGGACGTGCTAGGCAACCCGATCGACGAAGCCGGTCCCATCGGCGAAGAAGAGCGCTGGGGTATTCACCGCGACGCTCCGTCCTACGCTGACCAGGCTGGCGGCAACGACCTGCTCGAAACCGGCATCAAGGTTATCGACCTGGTCTGCCCGTTCGCCAAGGGCGGTAAAGTCGGTCTGTTCGGTGGTGCCGGTGTAGGCAAGACCGTAAACATGATGGAACTGATCCGTAACATCGCCATGGAGCACAGCGGTTACTCTGTGTTCGCTGGTGTGGGCGAGCGTACTCGTGAGGGTAACGACTTCTACCACGAGATGAAGGATTCCGGCGTACTGGACAAGGTAGCCCTGGTTTATGGCCAGATGAACGAGCCGCCGGGCAACCGTCTGCGCGTTGCACTGACCGGCCTGACCATGGCCGAGAAGTTCCGTGACGAAGGCCGTGACGTACTGCTGTTCATCGACAACATCTACCGTTACACCCTCGCCGGTACCGAAGTATCCGCACTGCTGGGCCGTATGCCTTCCGCAGTAGGTTACCAGCCGACCCTGGCCGAAGAGATGGGCGTTCTGCAAGAGCGCATCACCTCCACCAAGAAAGGCTCGATCACCTCGATCCAGGCCGTCTACGTTCCCGCGGACGACCTGACCGACCCGAGCCCGGCGACCACCTTCGCCCACTTGGACGCCACCGTCGTACTGTCCCGTGACATCGCCTCGCTGGGTATCTACCCGGCCGTGGATCCGCTGGACTCGACTTCCCGTCAGCTGGACCCGCTGGTCATCGGCCAGGATCACTACGACACCGCTCGTGGCGTGCAGTACGTTCTGCAGCGCTACAAAGAGCTGAAGGACATCATCGCGATCCTCGGCATGGACGAACTGTCCGAGTCCGACAAGCTGCTGGTGGCCCGTGCTCGTAAGATCCAGCGCTTCCTGTCCCAGCCGTTCTTCGTGGCTGAAGTATTCACCGGCTCGCCGGGCAAATACGTCTCCCTGAAGGACACCATCGCTGGCTTCAAAGGCATCCTCAACGGTGACTACGACCACCTGCCCGAGCAGGCGTTCTACATGGTCGGCGGCATCGAAGAAGCCATCGAGAAAGCGAAGAAGCTGTAA